The sequence AATGGGGAATGAGCCGAGAAGACGCGATCGCGTATGGGGAACGCTTTGGACTCCCAGCCCCAGTCAAAAAATCTTCCCCCTATAGCATTGACCAAAATCTTCTTGGGCGCAGTATTGAAGCAGGGGTTTTAGAAAATCCCATAGTCGAACCCCCAGAAGAAGTGTTTAGTATGACCAGCGCCATTGAAGAAACTCCAGACAAAGCGGAATATATTGATATTGGCTTTGAAAAAGGTATTCCCGTCAGTGTTAATGGCATTCAGTATCAACCCGTAGCGTTAATCGAAACCCTCAACGAACAAATTGGACATCATGGCTTTGGTCGTATTGACATGATCGAAAATCGGGTGGTCGGTATTAAATCTCGCGAAATTTATGAAGCACCTGCGCTATTAGCTCTAATTCTTGCCCATCGTGATTTAGAAAGCCTGACCTTAACGGCTGATGTCACGCAATATAAGCGGGGGATTGAAGATACTTATTCCCAACTGATTTATCGGGGGTTATGGTATAGTCCACTGAAACAGGCTTTAGAAGGGTTTATCCAACAAACCCAAGAACGAGTTACAGGAACAGTGCGCTTGAAACTCTTCAAAGGAAATGCAACCATTGTCGGACGTGAATCAGAAAATTCCCTATATGCAGAAGATTTAGCGACTTATGGCGCAGCCGATGAGTTTGATCATAAAGCAGCAGAAGGCTTTATCTATGTTTGGGGAATGCCAGTCCGTGTTTGGTCAAAAGCATTGAAGCATTGACGCTCTCCCCTCAAATCAGATGGAGTCGTGAAAACTTCTCCTTTTTCCGACTCTTACTGATTCTCTTTAACCTTTCCCCTTGACCCTTTCCCCCCACTTCACCAGCCAATTGAATTTTTCAGCAGACCCTTTTTGATAGTTGAGGAAAGCCGTGCTTAAAATCACTCAAGAACAGCAAAAACAAATGTATCGCCATGCCCAAAACACTTATCCAGAAGAGTGTTGTGGGATTTTATTCGGAACGTTTCAACCTCAGGGGACAACGATTGTTACAGAAGTCTGGGAAACGGAAAATGCTTGGGAAGCAGAAAGTCAACGGTTTGAAGCCGTGTGTCCAGAAGCCTCCGATGATGGACTAAGTAAACACAACCGATTTACCATCGAGCCAGCAGTGTTGTTAAAGGCTCAAAAGTATGCTCGCATCAATAATTTAAAGATTGTCGGCATTTATCATTCTCATCCTGATCAGACCACGATTCCTTCAGAATTTGATCGCGCGATCGCGTGGGATACTTATTCTTATCTCATCATGTCAGTACAAGAAGGACAGGTTGTTGATTGTCGCAGTTGGATTTTAGATGAGCAACAACAGTTTCAAGCTGAACAAATTGTAACAGAAAGTTGCCATTAGCCTCAGTCAGCGCTTATCCTAAGAGACTGCACTATCATTTCTATGAGTCAGCAGTGACGTTATGCTACTGAATGTTCACCGCGATTTCTTTCCTTGCCGTAACACAATAGCAGATAAAAAACCAGCACATTATCGGGCGTGAGACTAATATGCTCAATCCAAACTTAGAAGAAATTGAACTCAATAAAGAAGAATACGAACGTTATTCTCGTCACATTATCCTCCCAGAAGTCGGATTAGAGGGGCAAAAACGCCTCAAAGCAGCCAGTGTCGCTTGTATTGGTACTGGTGGATTAGGTTCTCCCCTCTTATTATATTTAGCAGCAGCCGGTATCGGGCGCATTGGTATTGTGGATTTCGATATTGTGGATCGCTCCAACCTACAACGTCAAATCATCCACGGTACGGCAAAAGTAGGTCAACCCAAACTAGAATCAGCCAAACAGCGCATCCTTGATATTAACCCCTTCTGTCAAGTTGACCTTTACAATACCCGCATTAGTTCCGACAACGCCCTTGACATTCTCAAGCCTTATGATGTGGTCGTCGATGGAACAGATAATTTCCCGACCCGCTACCTCGTGAATGATGCGTGCGTCATCCTCGGTAAACCCAATGTTTACGGGTCAATTTTCCGTTTTGAAGGACAAGCCAGCGTCTTCAACTATCAAGAAGGTCCCAACTACCGCGATGTTTTCCCCGAACCCCCACCGCCAGGAATGGTTCCCTCTTGTGCTGAAGGGGGCGTTCTCGGAGTCTTGTGTGGGGTGATTGGTTCGATTCAAGCCACAGAAACCATTAAAGTGATTTTGGGGATGGATACCACCCTCAGTGGGCGTTTGTTGCTTTATAACGCACAAACCATGAGCTTCCGTGAATTAAAACTGCGTCCCAACCCAGACCGTCCTGAAATTAAAGAACTCATTGACTACGAACAGTTCTGTGGGATTCCCCAAACTCAAGAAGAAGAAACGGATGTCCCTGAAATGACGGTGCATGAGTTAAAGCAGTTAATGGAACAAAAATCGGATAATTATGTTCTGATTGATGTCCGTAACCCCAATGAATATGAAATTGCAAAAATCCCTGGGGCGACTCTCATTCCCCTTTCGGAAATTGAAGATGGAAATGGTGTCGATAAAGTCAAAGAAATGACCAACGGTGGGCATTTAATTGCACACTGCAAAATGGGTGGACGTTCTGCGAAAGCCTTGCGGATCTTGAAAGATGCAGGGGTTGAAGGAACAAATCTCAAGGGCGGAATTCGTGCTTGGAGTCAAGAAGTTGATTCTTCTGTTCCTGAGTATTAAAACAGAAACCCGTCATTAGGAAAAAAAGGATAAGGGGTTAACTCCTAGTAGGTAAATTATTGTACATTTCTTGACTTAGCTTTACTTTCATGGTGGAGAGGGAAATGGTCTTAGCATCTCCCTCTCCTAAACGGCTTGCTTTCGCCAATCTGATTTCTCAGTAAAGGGGGCAACGACAAACTTCAAAGGGCTTTTTACGTCTGCAACACGACCTTATAAAGCATCGGTACTTAGTTTAATTACAGACCACAGAGCCAAGTGCTGGCGTTCACCGAAAGGTGTGATCACGAAAAGAAGGTAGCCTACCTTGTTATAGGTTTTTAAGGCTGAGTCTGCACGCTCGTACCTTTCTAGGTCAACAAAAATCGAACCATGTCAATTAATGTCTAGCTTTTAACGAGCGGTTAAGGACAATTATAGTTGCCGTTATGAGGAACTTACTCAAACTTGACCATAGCTTCTAAAAGCCTGATCGAGTCTGATGTCCACTTCCTGCTTCCTTTCCCTTGGATCTTTCCTAGCAACGTCGGCGTTATCTAGTCCACAGGCTAACACGATGTAACTCACCGCTAAAAATGACTTATTCTTTAACTGTCTTGGTTATCGATCAGTTAAACTTAGCCACCCCACGATTATAGTATTTAATTTGACCAACTAAGTTAAGAAATGGTTAACTTTTAACTTTCTGTTAAAAGCCCTTTGCGTTTGAGGTCTTCTCGCAAACTTTCTGGCTTGACCACTTTGGCTTCTCCCCCAAAGCCTAAAATCCAACGGTGTAAGTCTATATCTTGTAATGACCATTGCGGTAAGGAAACGCGAAAGCGATGGGGAAATTTGGGATCTTTAGTTTTACGAAGACTGAATAAAGAACGGTTTTTTCGCATTAAGTCGCGATTCAACGGCTGAGACATTTTCATTTGTCGCAAAGGGAAACGTTGTGTTCCTTCACTGATGAACGGGAAAACCCCATCGCTAAACCACAGTTCAATCAGGACTTCTACTTCTTCGCGTTGGGAGGGGTCACCGCTAAGATATTGTTTTTGCAGCTTGGGGTCATCTCCTAAAAAGATACCGCCAGAAGACTGATATAAATGAATCAGACGCTGTAGAGATTTTTGCTGGACATTGCGCGATCGCGCTTTATTTTGCGGTTTTCCTAAAAAGAGCCGATCAAGTCGTTCAAACTGCAATAAGCCTTTTTTTGCGCCCTCATAGTGTTCAAAGCCCAAATACCAACCGATATTATGAAATACGAGTTGTAAAGGATAAGCCCGAAAAAGAGTTTCTGCTTCGGGATCAAATCTTCCGCCATGGGGAAAACGTCCTAATTCTAATAATTCTCCTTGCGCGATCGCGCTTTCCACTGGTTTCGGATCTTTAGCCAGAGATGAATCAGACAGCATTTGTACATCAACAATATTGCGATTATGAATCGCCCGCACCTGATATTGATCAGAGTCGATTAACTTGGCGGTTTTCATTCGGGTTTCAAATTTCTCATACACTTGCAGCGCGATCGGATCTTCTAGATGTTTGGCTTGGGCTTCTAAAACCTGAAAGACTTTCATTAAATCGGGCTGTGATAAAACTGCTGTCCCTGCAAAATAACCTCGCTTCATCGGAAACTCAGGAAGAATCCCATAGGGTTTTAAAACTTTTTCAATATCTTTACGCAACCGATCGCGCGAATCATCAGTCACCAGATTTTCCTCCCGCATCCGTTCCACAAAACTATTTAATGTTCCCCCTAACTCTTTTTTCCAAATAAACGGTTCTTGAATAATTAAGCGGATGGTTTGAATCAGACGTTGGAACGGTTCTAAATCAGAATAACTGTGGGTGGGTTGATCTGATGAGTCTTGCAAGGAAATTTTGAGATCGCTGCTGAGATCACAATGACCAATAATTCCATTTTCTTCGAGCCAATTTAAGTCTTGCGCGATCGCGCTGGGATCAGCATAAATCGGAGCAACCGCCTGACTCATAAAAGCACAAATTTCATCAATTTCAGTGGGAAATTGTTTCCGACGCTTCCCAATAACGGTCTTGATTGTTTCAGGATCAGTGCTTTGCAAATTTCCGATTCCTGGATAAGTCAAGAGTAAATGAATTAAATACATTAACCGCTCAAAATCCAACAAATCAGAATAGCCGTGGCGAGTAATATTTTGAATCCGATTCTGACGATTAACAACAGTTCGCGAAAATTGTGATCGCTTGTATTCAAATTGATCAACAAGGGATGTTTTTAAGTTTGGATTCAAATCATAGACAGTCGCAAATCCTTCCGCAGCGATGGGCGGAAATGTCTTCAACGCCTCAAACATCCGATGAATCACCTCTTCTGGAACCGACTTCTCTCGCTGCTGATTCCAACGTAAACAAGTTTTGAGCGGGGTTTTGAGATTCCAACCCAACCATTCCACATCTGAATATTGATGGAGATGTTGTAATAACCCAATGCGCCAAGGACGTTTAGCGTTAGTCGCATCGTAAATAACAGGATAACCCGCCTTGAGATGCGTTTTTATTTGCGAGAAAACTTCCGCCTCAATCCGTGACCAGTTTCCTTGGATGGTCGCATCACCGAATAAATCCGCTCGAATCGCATCAGTGGAAACAATCCGATAATTGGGATTGGCTTTCTGAATGGTTGTAGCTAAAGTTGATTTCCCGCTACCAGGACAACCGATAAGAATATGACAGAACATCATTGTTATTTATTATTTGTTATTCGTTCTTTGTTATTGGTTTTTTGTTCACGGATCAAGAGTTACCCCTCTTCATCCTTCTAGCTTGTGACTCTCCCTTCTTGATCACTTATTACTGTAATAGCTTATCGGATAAATATGGCAATGAAAATCATATTTGGTGTTATTTTTTTAAATCACGAGATATCTCGGCGCAAAATCATTAATGACCCTAGGGGAAACAGGGACTGGTTAGTCAAACGCGAACGACCAAGGGATAGATCATCAAATTTCAATGTTTTCATCGCAGAATGTTAAAATTACTTTACAAAAGAACCTTAGCGACTCTTGGCTATGAAATGTGTAATTAACCGTCGCGCCCAGTTTTCAGCAGCGCACCGTTACTGGCTTCCAGAACTCAGTGCAGCAGAAAACCAAGCCAAATTTGGGGCTGGTAGTCAGTTCCCAGGACATGGACATAATTACGTCCTTTATGTGTCTTTAGAAGGCGAAATTGACCAATATGGCATGGTGATGAACCTATCTGAGGTCAAACCCGTCCTCCGTGAACAAATCACCGATCAACTCAATAATTCCTATCTCAATGAAGTCTGGAGTGAGTTTAGCGAAACCCTCCCCACCACAGAAAATCTTGCCAAAGTGATTTGGCAACGTTTAGCACCGTATTTACCTGTTGTTAATATTCGTTTATTTGAACATCCACAACTTTGGGCTGATTATCAGGGAAATAACATGGAAGCATCATTAACTGTCGGAACTCATTTTAGTGCAGCACACCGTCTGGCGCGTCCCGATTTAAGCTATGAAGAGAATTGTAAAATTTACGGCAAATGCGCCCGTCCTCACGGTCATGGACATAATTATCATTTAGAAGTAACCGTAACGGGGGAAATGGATCAACGCACGGGCATGATTGTCAATTTAGAACAACTGCATCATATTTTAGAAGAAGTCGTGGTCGAACCTTTTGATCACTATTTCTTAAATGAAGATATTCCTTATTTTGCTGAAGTGGTTCCCACTGCGGAAAATATTGCGCTTTACATTGCCCAATTATTACAGAAACCAACCGCAGAATTAGGGGTCATGTTAGATAAAGTGAAATTAATTGAAAGCCCGAACAACTCTTGTGAAATTAATTGTCGGTCTTTAGCGGGAAATCTGTCCTCAGAAATGAACCGAGAACCTGCTTTGGCGAATTATTAATAATCATCGTCTTCTGGAGGCTGGCGACGGATATTGAAGCAACACCATTCTTTCCGTCGCCACATTGTCCCCACTTTCCAACCGTGTTTTTCTAAACTATCAGCAATAAGTTGGGCTTTTTCGATTAAAATTCCACTGAGAATGCCCCAAGTATTGGCTTGCGCGATCGCGCTCATTTCTGGAATTAAATCTAAGATAACTTCCGCTAAAATATTGCAAACAATGCCATCAAACCCATTCGGGTACATTTTCAGCAACTGCTTTAAACTTCCCTGTTCTACGGTTAAGCGTTCAGGTTTAATATGGTTAAGATTGCGATTAGAACGGGTGGCGCGAACGGCTAAGGGGTCTGTATCCACTGCATAAGCCTTCTCTGCTCCAAATAATAACGCTGCGATGGAGAGAATGCCCGAACCACAGCCAATATCAGCAATGACCCCGCCCGTATTGCCCAAACTGTAGCGCATTTCTAAAGATTCTAAACACAGTTGGGTGGTGGGATGAACCCCAGTCCCAAACGCGACACCTGGGTCAAGACGAAGAATCACGCGATCGGTTTCTTCAGGCGGAGCAAGCCAAGCGGGATATACTAACGCGCGATCGCCAATTTCTTGCGGATTCCAATGTTTTTTCCAACTACTAGCCCAATCTTGTTCATCAATTAAACCCCAAGTCATACTCGGGAGATCAGTATTCATATTGAGCGCATCTTGACGCAACCAAAGGGATAACGCAGCCAAATCAAGAGGATGGGCTCGCAACTGCGGAAGATAAGCCTTGACTAAAACCCCTTGTTTTTTAGTTTCACTAACGGTTCCCTGACAGCCAAACTTATCCAGTCGCCAGAAGAGGAGTTCCTCTAACGTCGGATGACATAAAATTTTGATTTCCCACCAACTATTAGTCATTAATCATTAGTCATGCGTTATTCGTTATTTAGGAGAATGAGCAATCAGTACAATACTGATTACCCATATCCTTTCGCTATTCTACCCGTTTAGAGTTTAATGGTGTAAGCATCACGAATCCCAGGCACTTTCATAATCTCATCTAAAACGCCTTCAGGTAAAGGATCGTCAATACTGAGTACCATCACTGCATCACCGCGAACAATCTTGCGTCCAACTTGCATACTGGCAATATTGACATTAAAACCGCCCAATAAAGAGCCAATTTTACCAATAATGCCAGGCATATCGCGGTGTAAGGTAAACAACATATAGTTATTGGGGGGAACATTAATCGGAAAACCATCGACATTGGTAATCCGCATTTCCTGATCACTGAGTAATGCTCCTGTTACCGAATGTTCACCGAGAGAGCCTGTAGCTTCCAAACGCAGGGAGCCTGAATAATCATGGACTGACGCATCCTTGGTTTCAATAACGCGAATGCCTCGTTCTTTGGCTTCAATAGAAGCATTAACATAATTGACTCGTTCTCGCAACGCTTGAGATAGTAAGCCTTTCAAAGCAGCAATGACAATCGGTTGACTTTGGCTATCGGTTAATTCGCCTTGCAAACGCACATTCAGTTGTTCCACTCGTCCCCCAGCTAACTGACTGACCAAGTTGCCCAAAGTTTCCGCCAGTTGTAAGAACGGACGTAACTGTTCTAACACATCGGGGTTCAGTCCAGGGATATTCACCGCAGACCGTGCGGGTAAGCCTAATAAGACATCACGAATCTGTTCAGCGACATCCACCGCGACGTTGGTTTGGGCTTCTTCTGTCGATGCACCTAAATGAGGTGTGAGAACAATATTTGATCCCACCTCTCGCAGTTTCGATTCACCAAGGGGTTCTTCGGCAAACACATCCAATGCTGCACCGCCAATCGTACCATTTTCAACGGCAGTCGCCAGAGCTTCTTCATCAATCACCCCACCGCGAGAACAGTTAATAATCCGCGTTGTGGGCTTCATTTTCGCTAAGGCTTCCGCGTTGATTAAATTTTCCGTTTCGGGAGTGCGGGGAATGTGCAGGGTAATATAATCGGCTTCGGTGAAGATAATATCTAAATCCACTAAGCGACACCCCAGTTGTTCTGCGCGTTCAGCAGAAATAAAGGGATCATAGGCGAGTAATTTCATTCCCATCGCACGCGCTACTGTGGCGACATGAGAACCAATTTTACCTAAGCCCACCACACCAAGGGTTTTCTTATAGACTTCCGAACCAATAAAATTTTTCCGTTCCCATTTTTTCTCTTTTACGGATTGGTTCGCTTCTGGGATATGACGAGAGAGAGATAACATCATCGCTAATGCGTGTTCTGCAGCAGCAATGGTATTTCCTTCTGGGGAGTTAACCACCATAATCCCACGACGAGTCGCAGCAGGAACATCAATGTTATCAACACCGACACCAGCGCGACCAATGATTTTAAGCTGGTTTCCCGCCTCGATAACTTCTTCGGTCACTTTTGTCCCTGAACGAACCATCAGCGCATCATATTCAGGGATGGTTGCGACCAGTTCTTCTGGAGAGAGTTTGGTTTTGACATCGACTTGTGCGACCTGCGAGAGAATATCAATCCCAGCTTGATCCACAGAGTCTGAAACTAAAACTTTTGCCATTGGTTATTTAATTTGAAATCAACATAAATAGAGGGTGTGCAACATTTAACCTTCTTAAATCTACTCATAGTTAAGTAAACTTAAGCTAGGTATAGCATTACTCGTAAGAGTAAAGGGCGTTGCCGCCAAAGCCCGTAGCATAATGTTACGGGCACCATTCCAATCTCGGTCCTCTGCTTATGAGTTTAAGGGACATCGGATCATTTTCCAGAGAATCTATATTTTCTCTCAATCATGACCGTAGTGTATCTTTTCATACTTTTGCCCGTTTTGGGAGGGGTGGGGGGTGCGGTAAGATGAAGGCTGGACGGTGCAAGGGATAAGGCGAAGAGATCATGAAATATGTAATTGCTGTTCTTTCTAATCGGATTCAAGCGGAAGATGCTTATACTACGCTTTTGAAAGAAGGCTTAAATCAACAGCAAGTAGAGATGCTAGGGAGAGGCTATAAAACAGCAGATGAGTTTGGCTTGATTAATCCTAATCAGCAAGCGCGAAAACAGATTTTTCAGTTGGGGACTTGGCTGTTTCCTTTCGGTTTTGCTGCGGGCTATGTGTTTAATGTCTTAACAGAAATTTACTTATTTGATTGGGCAGGTCCTGTGGGGAATCATATTATTGGCGGTTTCTTCGGCGCGATCGCTGCTTTGATGGGGGCGTTTTTCGTCGGTGGTGGCGTTGGGATTGCTTTTGGTAGTGGGGATGCTTTACCCTATCGCAATCGCCTTAATGAGGGCAAATATCTGATTGTGGTGCAAGGATCAGAAGCGGTGAACGAACAAGCCACCCGCATTTTACGCCAGTTTAATCCTGAAACTCTGCAAGGCTACGAAGAGAATCAATAATCAGGAACTCAGGTGAGAGGGTAGAATTGTCATTGCTATAACTCCCCTTTCATAACCGATAAAATGAAAGTATCGACTCGGCGAGTCTGGATTAATTTCCTTGCTCTTGTCCCCGGAACCACTCTCACTCTTCTGACCATCGCTGTTGCTTTTTTACGTTTTTATGATGAACAAGACTTCACAATCCTCGGACAAATCACCCAACCTCGACTCTGGAGTAACCGACTCACTGGTGCCCCCCTCTTGGTGGCAGTGGTTAATTTCGGCGTTGAGTGGAACCGTCGAAACCGAGAAACAAATCGCTTGGCTGAAGCTGGAGAAAAAGAGACTGAAGCAAGAGAGCGAGAAATACAGCGCGATCGCCTTCGGCGGTGAGCGAAGCTCAATCGCGCAACAGACGAAGAAAGAAACCGAGCAGATCGAGAAAGAAACCGAGCAGCTGAAGAAAGAAAACGAGCAGCTAGCCGTGCTCGAATCCAAAATCGATGGCTTATTCTCCAAATACAACATCAACTCCAACCCAACGAATCAACCCGAAGAGCCTTAATTGATTTTCTCGCTTTTTTGCAGGAATATGGGGAGTGAGAGTGACCAGTGATCAGTTACCAGAGGGTTGATATGCTACCGAAAGAGGAAATCCTGAGAGGAGTCGAAAACCGAGAAGAAATTACCCGAGTGATTGATATTGCTGAACAAGCGATTAAAACTTGGGAAACCGTTTGTACTGACTTTCTCTCACCTCCAGTGGCGGTGGAAGCCCAAGACAAGTTTTCTCTT comes from Halothece sp. PCC 7418 and encodes:
- a CDS encoding argininosuccinate synthase, whose translation is MSRAEKVVLAYSGGVDTSVCIPYLKEEWGVKEVITLAADLGQGEDLEPIKEKALTAGATVSLVENAVERFVTEFAFPAIQANALYENRYPLSTALARPLISQMLVEAAHQHGADAVAHGCTGKGNDQVRFDVSIAALDPDLKILAPAREWGMSREDAIAYGERFGLPAPVKKSSPYSIDQNLLGRSIEAGVLENPIVEPPEEVFSMTSAIEETPDKAEYIDIGFEKGIPVSVNGIQYQPVALIETLNEQIGHHGFGRIDMIENRVVGIKSREIYEAPALLALILAHRDLESLTLTADVTQYKRGIEDTYSQLIYRGLWYSPLKQALEGFIQQTQERVTGTVRLKLFKGNATIVGRESENSLYAEDLATYGAADEFDHKAAEGFIYVWGMPVRVWSKALKH
- a CDS encoding Mov34/MPN/PAD-1 family protein, whose product is MLKITQEQQKQMYRHAQNTYPEECCGILFGTFQPQGTTIVTEVWETENAWEAESQRFEAVCPEASDDGLSKHNRFTIEPAVLLKAQKYARINNLKIVGIYHSHPDQTTIPSEFDRAIAWDTYSYLIMSVQEGQVVDCRSWILDEQQQFQAEQIVTESCH
- the moeB gene encoding molybdopterin-synthase adenylyltransferase MoeB, which produces MLNPNLEEIELNKEEYERYSRHIILPEVGLEGQKRLKAASVACIGTGGLGSPLLLYLAAAGIGRIGIVDFDIVDRSNLQRQIIHGTAKVGQPKLESAKQRILDINPFCQVDLYNTRISSDNALDILKPYDVVVDGTDNFPTRYLVNDACVILGKPNVYGSIFRFEGQASVFNYQEGPNYRDVFPEPPPPGMVPSCAEGGVLGVLCGVIGSIQATETIKVILGMDTTLSGRLLLYNAQTMSFRELKLRPNPDRPEIKELIDYEQFCGIPQTQEEETDVPEMTVHELKQLMEQKSDNYVLIDVRNPNEYEIAKIPGATLIPLSEIEDGNGVDKVKEMTNGGHLIAHCKMGGRSAKALRILKDAGVEGTNLKGGIRAWSQEVDSSVPEY
- a CDS encoding WYL domain-containing protein; translated protein: MMFCHILIGCPGSGKSTLATTIQKANPNYRIVSTDAIRADLFGDATIQGNWSRIEAEVFSQIKTHLKAGYPVIYDATNAKRPWRIGLLQHLHQYSDVEWLGWNLKTPLKTCLRWNQQREKSVPEEVIHRMFEALKTFPPIAAEGFATVYDLNPNLKTSLVDQFEYKRSQFSRTVVNRQNRIQNITRHGYSDLLDFERLMYLIHLLLTYPGIGNLQSTDPETIKTVIGKRRKQFPTEIDEICAFMSQAVAPIYADPSAIAQDLNWLEENGIIGHCDLSSDLKISLQDSSDQPTHSYSDLEPFQRLIQTIRLIIQEPFIWKKELGGTLNSFVERMREENLVTDDSRDRLRKDIEKVLKPYGILPEFPMKRGYFAGTAVLSQPDLMKVFQVLEAQAKHLEDPIALQVYEKFETRMKTAKLIDSDQYQVRAIHNRNIVDVQMLSDSSLAKDPKPVESAIAQGELLELGRFPHGGRFDPEAETLFRAYPLQLVFHNIGWYLGFEHYEGAKKGLLQFERLDRLFLGKPQNKARSRNVQQKSLQRLIHLYQSSGGIFLGDDPKLQKQYLSGDPSQREEVEVLIELWFSDGVFPFISEGTQRFPLRQMKMSQPLNRDLMRKNRSLFSLRKTKDPKFPHRFRVSLPQWSLQDIDLHRWILGFGGEAKVVKPESLREDLKRKGLLTES
- a CDS encoding 6-carboxytetrahydropterin synthase yields the protein MKCVINRRAQFSAAHRYWLPELSAAENQAKFGAGSQFPGHGHNYVLYVSLEGEIDQYGMVMNLSEVKPVLREQITDQLNNSYLNEVWSEFSETLPTTENLAKVIWQRLAPYLPVVNIRLFEHPQLWADYQGNNMEASLTVGTHFSAAHRLARPDLSYEENCKIYGKCARPHGHGHNYHLEVTVTGEMDQRTGMIVNLEQLHHILEEVVVEPFDHYFLNEDIPYFAEVVPTAENIALYIAQLLQKPTAELGVMLDKVKLIESPNNSCEINCRSLAGNLSSEMNREPALANY
- the prmA gene encoding 50S ribosomal protein L11 methyltransferase; this encodes MTNSWWEIKILCHPTLEELLFWRLDKFGCQGTVSETKKQGVLVKAYLPQLRAHPLDLAALSLWLRQDALNMNTDLPSMTWGLIDEQDWASSWKKHWNPQEIGDRALVYPAWLAPPEETDRVILRLDPGVAFGTGVHPTTQLCLESLEMRYSLGNTGGVIADIGCGSGILSIAALLFGAEKAYAVDTDPLAVRATRSNRNLNHIKPERLTVEQGSLKQLLKMYPNGFDGIVCNILAEVILDLIPEMSAIAQANTWGILSGILIEKAQLIADSLEKHGWKVGTMWRRKEWCCFNIRRQPPEDDDY
- the serA gene encoding phosphoglycerate dehydrogenase, which gives rise to MAKVLVSDSVDQAGIDILSQVAQVDVKTKLSPEELVATIPEYDALMVRSGTKVTEEVIEAGNQLKIIGRAGVGVDNIDVPAATRRGIMVVNSPEGNTIAAAEHALAMMLSLSRHIPEANQSVKEKKWERKNFIGSEVYKKTLGVVGLGKIGSHVATVARAMGMKLLAYDPFISAERAEQLGCRLVDLDIIFTEADYITLHIPRTPETENLINAEALAKMKPTTRIINCSRGGVIDEEALATAVENGTIGGAALDVFAEEPLGESKLREVGSNIVLTPHLGASTEEAQTNVAVDVAEQIRDVLLGLPARSAVNIPGLNPDVLEQLRPFLQLAETLGNLVSQLAGGRVEQLNVRLQGELTDSQSQPIVIAALKGLLSQALRERVNYVNASIEAKERGIRVIETKDASVHDYSGSLRLEATGSLGEHSVTGALLSDQEMRITNVDGFPINVPPNNYMLFTLHRDMPGIIGKIGSLLGGFNVNIASMQVGRKIVRGDAVMVLSIDDPLPEGVLDEIMKVPGIRDAYTIKL